In the genome of Ignavibacteriota bacterium, the window ATCAGATGGACATAGTTTGGATAAATGTGTAATACAAGTTGAGTTCACTGTTGATATCATACTTGACACGGGTAATCAGAAAACAGGAAAATTTGTTTCTTCTCTTTCTAATACACAACCAATATTTTTTTTGAAAGGAGATTTATTCAAACGGGGTTCCATAAAAACTCTATTCTCAGGAGATTTATCACTTGCTAACTTTGATGTTGTAACCATAAACATGAATGATTCTGATAGATATTATTTGAGAAACGTTAAAAAGAAAGTTATTGAAGATGGACATACCATTACTAAAGATGTTTTTTTACTACTAAATATTAATGCTACCCTTGACACTTTAACTTATTTTAGATTTCTCGATGATGACGGGCCACCAAAAATATTGTGGGCAGGTGATTTAGACAGAGATGGAAAATTAGACCTACTCATAGACATCGCTAATCATTACAATCTTAGAGAACCAACGTTATTTCTTTCTTCGCAAGCTAAGGAAGGTAAGTTAGTTGAAAAAGTGGCTTCCATTCGTAAAGGCGGATGCTAATAATATATGGACATCCTCCTCACACACGGCTACTTCCTGAACGAAGACGAAGCGGAACGGCGAATCATGAAACCGTATCCGCCGCTTGGGATATTGTACATCTCTTCGTATTTGAAGTCGAAGGGATTTGACGTTTCCGTGTACGACACAACGTTCAAGATGAAAACTGATTTCAGTTCGTACATTTCACAGCAACGACCGGGCATTGTGGGAATCTATGTGAACCTGATGACGAAGTTGAATGTGTTGGAGCAAATCAAACATTGCAAAGCAAACGGTTGCAAAGTTATCGTCGGCGGTCCTGATGTTCCGGAGTATGCAGAAAACTATGTTCGCTTCGGCGCAGATGTTGCCGTCATTGGTGAAGGAGAAGAAACAATGGCAGAACTTCTTCCTGCATTAACAAAAAATACTTCGCTTGAACATGTCGCCGGAATAGTATTCAAAAATGATTCGGGAGAGATAGTCCGAACTCCATCGCGTCCGCTCATCAAAAACCTCGACATGCTTCCTCTTCCCGACCGGAATGCGATTGATGTATTCCAATATGTAAACACGTGGAAAACTCATCATGGCATGGGCTCGGTCTCGTTGATTTGCGCGCGCGGTTGTCCGTTCACCTGCACATGGTGCAGTCGTTCTGTGTTTGGTGAATCGCATCGCCGTCGTTCTGTAAAGAATGTCGTTGATGAAATTGAACTGATTCGCGAAACATACAAGCCGGATATGCTCTGGTTTGCTGATGACGTCTTCACAATCCAACACAAATGGTTTTATGAATTTTATGAAGAGATGAAACGACGGAACATCAAAATTCCGTTTGAGTGTATCTCCCGTGCCGACAGACTAAGCGAGGACATCTTACAGAAAATGGCTGAACTCGGTTCGTTCAGAATTTGGTACGGCTCGGAGAGCGGTTCACAAAAGATTCTTGATGCAATGCAACGGAAAGTTACAAAAGAGGAAATTCAAACGATAACGAAGCAGGCACAGAAATATGGAATTCAGGCAGGACTTTTTGTGATGCTCGGTTATCCGGGAGAAGATATTTCCGACATTGAAGAAACAGTCGAGCATTTGAAACAATCAAACCCTGATATTTATCTGACAACGGTTGCTTATCCAATCAAAGGAACAGAGTTTTATGAACAATCGGAAGCGAACATAAAAGTTACAGGAGATTGGGAGACAGGAACTGACCGTCAGTTGAAACTTCGGGGAAGATTTTCGGACAGATTTTATTGGTTTGCAAACCGTTACATGGTGAATGAAGTCGAACAGTACAAAATGAGTTTGGACGGAAATGCAAATCAAATGAAACGTGCTGTAACATTCCTTAAAGCAAAAGCGGCACGTATTGGGATGGAACTGACAAAAGATTCCACCAACGGCTCGTAGAGTTTCATAATGCTTCACATGAACGAAATACAATCGAGTCCGTTTGATGAGATTGCGCGTGAGTATGATAAAGAGTTTGAAGAACATTGGGTAACGCAACACATCCGCTCTGTCATTTGGAAAGAGTTACTCAAGCGATTCAAACCCTCTGAGCATATTCTTGAATTGAATTGCGGAACCGGAACGGATGCATTGTACCTTGCGCGCAACGGAATACGAGTAACCGGTCTTGACGCTTCATCGAAAATGCTGGAGGTTGCTCAGAGAAAAGCCGATAATAGTATTGTTTCTCATGCGCTTACGTTTCTGAATATCAACAATGAAGACTTGAATACATTGAATGGCAAACAGTTTGACGGAGCGCTCTCGAACTTCGGCGGATTGAATTGTAATAAAGAATTGTTGAGCGTGATTTCCAATGTCGCTACATTGATTAAACCAGAAAAATATTTTGTCGCATGTTTGATTAACAGAGTCTACCCATGGGAAATTGTTTCGTTCGCAATTCGAGGAAAATTCAAATCTGCATTCCGTAGATTTCAGAAAGAAGGAATCGACGCGAGACTTGGTAAGACTTCTGTTCACGTTTGGTATTACTCGGTTGGTGAATTTATTCGAATATTGCCCCCCTATTTTTCGGTTGAAAATATTTTCGGCATTAATGTCTTCTCACCAAATCCGAATTCACGAGCGTTTATTTTCAAACACGAGTCATTAACAAAATTCCTGCTTACTTTGGACGATAAAATTACACACCGTTCTCCTTTCTACCTGTTAGGCGACCACGTTCTCGTTGTCGCCAAGCGAAAATGAGTTTGAAACTTGAATGAGCGGTTGTGCGTTAATTTATACAACAAGTTTACAGAATCAATTACCATCTATTCCATCAGTTCAATCTGACGGCAATAAAAACAAAGCAATCTATTTTTTAAATGAATCATTGGACGACTGTTTTATTTAGTTTACTTTTTATCAGCATCTTCCTCCTCGAACAACTGTATTTGTTCAAACGGGTGAGACGGTATTTTATTGAAAAGAAAACGAAGCGATGGCAAGTGAACCTTGCTACATCGTTGTTCTTCGTTTTCAATTTACCGTTGCTTGCTATAGCTATTTGGAGACCTCAACTTTCAACTTTACCCTACTGGTTTATTTATTTCGGGGTCATGCCGTTTTACATCTGGCATGCCTCGACATTTTTTATTTTTCTGTTTTTGATGATTGGGAAATTGCTCAAACTTCCGATTGTTTCAACTGTTTGGCTTAAACGGAAAATCAAGAACGTACAATCAGAAGATTTACCTGCTGAGCACACAAAATTTCCATATAGTTCAGATAGACGGTTGTTTCTGCAACGAGGAATCGTCGTACTTTCAGGAGCAACATTTACAGGCGCGATGTACGGAACACTACGTCGTAACAGTTATGAAATTGTCAACGAGACAATTTCAATAAAAAATCTTCCCAACGTGTTCAATGGATTTACCATAACACTCATCAGCGATGTTCATTCAAGTGTGTTTATGTCGAAAGAGCGGATGAAAGAATACGCGGAGATTGTTAACTCCTTGGAATCCGATTTGATTTTGGCAACCGGCGATTTTGTCACGATGCAATTGGATGAAGTGTATCCTTTTGCAGAAGCATTTTCTGTGTTGAAAGCAAAGCATGGAGTGTATGGCTGTCTTGGCAACCACGACTTTTATACGCGAGAGGTAACGAAAGTTGCACATGAAATCAATTCATGCGGAATCACTCTACTCAGAAACAACAGTGTGAAGATCGAAATGAATGGCGAGTTGTTATACCTTCTCGGTGTTGATGACATCGGAACGAACAAGCAAGCCGACTTTGCCATCACACAGGCAATGCGGAATGTAGACAAGCCCGGTTCAAAGATTCTGATGTGTCATCGCCCCTATTTCTTTGAAGTTGCCAAGGAACGAGGAATTGATGTTACGTTCAGTGGGCATACTCACGGAGGACAGGTCGTCTTCTTCCGCTCAAGTAACAATGTTATCTCACCCGCACGAATGGCTTCTCCTTACGTGTCAGGTCTCTATGCACTCGGCGATTCAAAATTATATGTGAACAGAGGATTGGGAACGGTGGGAATTCCAGTAAGATTGAATTGTCCCCCTGAGATTACGAAGATTACACTCGCAAGTGCATAAGCTAATAGACTCTACCTTGATTTCTGATTCTGCCTACTATAGAATTTTTTTCCAACCCGATCAATATGTTCACGTAAATCTGAGTTGCTGATTTTACTATAATCTGTTACATCAAAATGATAAGGCAAGAGCGTGTCTTCGTTAAGTTGAAAACTAATTGAAACTATCGTATTGTAAGTAAGTTGATTTCCCTTTAATGCAATGTCGACATCACTACCGGAACGATAATTTCCTTTTGCTCTGCTTCCGTAAATAACCGCTTCATCAACTTCTGGAAATTGCTCTAACACTTCAAGAATATTGGAAGTATCCTGTTCCGACAATCCAACGTCTACGTTCACGGTTGTAAGGCTTTCAATGAATTGAAGAGGGATAATAGCAATGCAAAATAGTTTTGGCGGATGCTCATTTCAATTTCTGTTGCGGCTCTCTCGTCGTACGCATGTGAAGTAAGGTTTCTGTTCTCTAATAATTGTAGCCAACTTCTTCCGTCCTGAATCAACCCTATTTCAAATCCTTTTTTGATTGCTGCTCTGGGAGTTTTAACATCCGCGAATCCTTGTTCTTCAAGATAATCCTTGAGAGTATTCCATGCGAGTTCAAAGCTCATTTCAAAGAACTGAATCAAACCGGCTTTTTGAATTATATCCGGCTGTGAAATATTCAGTGCATCTTCCAGATGCCCAAGCGCTTTCTCAAAGTTATTCAGGCGTTGTTGCCATCGTATGTCTTGGTTCTTCATTTTTATCTATGGATATGTTGAATTATGCCATGAAATTACGAAGACATTTTGAAATCCCCAATAAGTTTACTTCTTCTGTATAATATTGTTTGTTGTACAATTGACATCCAACAACAGTTGCCCTGCCTGAGAAACTTTCACCCAATATGCCTTACAAGGCTGAAGAACATCAGATTCGATATAGCCGGAATCAAACTGATAAAAAGGAGATTCAATTGTTGTTCCTATCGGTTGAATGCAAACAGGCGGAACAGCAGAACTAATCATACCTATCAAATTCCATCCGGCATCTACCTCAATTGAATCCCTTGAAACAGCGTCTCCAAATATTCTGACAGAATCAGCAACGGGAAATTTTTTCCAGTATCCATAACCTACGAACAATGTTTCTGACTGAATATATCCGTTGAAAAATCCGTAGGCAGGCGAACCTTCGG includes:
- a CDS encoding B12-binding domain-containing radical SAM protein; this translates as MDILLTHGYFLNEDEAERRIMKPYPPLGILYISSYLKSKGFDVSVYDTTFKMKTDFSSYISQQRPGIVGIYVNLMTKLNVLEQIKHCKANGCKVIVGGPDVPEYAENYVRFGADVAVIGEGEETMAELLPALTKNTSLEHVAGIVFKNDSGEIVRTPSRPLIKNLDMLPLPDRNAIDVFQYVNTWKTHHGMGSVSLICARGCPFTCTWCSRSVFGESHRRRSVKNVVDEIELIRETYKPDMLWFADDVFTIQHKWFYEFYEEMKRRNIKIPFECISRADRLSEDILQKMAELGSFRIWYGSESGSQKILDAMQRKVTKEEIQTITKQAQKYGIQAGLFVMLGYPGEDISDIEETVEHLKQSNPDIYLTTVAYPIKGTEFYEQSEANIKVTGDWETGTDRQLKLRGRFSDRFYWFANRYMVNEVEQYKMSLDGNANQMKRAVTFLKAKAARIGMELTKDSTNGS
- a CDS encoding class I SAM-dependent methyltransferase, whose translation is MNEIQSSPFDEIAREYDKEFEEHWVTQHIRSVIWKELLKRFKPSEHILELNCGTGTDALYLARNGIRVTGLDASSKMLEVAQRKADNSIVSHALTFLNINNEDLNTLNGKQFDGALSNFGGLNCNKELLSVISNVATLIKPEKYFVACLINRVYPWEIVSFAIRGKFKSAFRRFQKEGIDARLGKTSVHVWYYSVGEFIRILPPYFSVENIFGINVFSPNPNSRAFIFKHESLTKFLLTLDDKITHRSPFYLLGDHVLVVAKRK
- a CDS encoding metallophosphoesterase, which gives rise to MNHWTTVLFSLLFISIFLLEQLYLFKRVRRYFIEKKTKRWQVNLATSLFFVFNLPLLAIAIWRPQLSTLPYWFIYFGVMPFYIWHASTFFIFLFLMIGKLLKLPIVSTVWLKRKIKNVQSEDLPAEHTKFPYSSDRRLFLQRGIVVLSGATFTGAMYGTLRRNSYEIVNETISIKNLPNVFNGFTITLISDVHSSVFMSKERMKEYAEIVNSLESDLILATGDFVTMQLDEVYPFAEAFSVLKAKHGVYGCLGNHDFYTREVTKVAHEINSCGITLLRNNSVKIEMNGELLYLLGVDDIGTNKQADFAITQAMRNVDKPGSKILMCHRPYFFEVAKERGIDVTFSGHTHGGQVVFFRSSNNVISPARMASPYVSGLYALGDSKLYVNRGLGTVGIPVRLNCPPEITKITLASA
- a CDS encoding nucleotidyltransferase domain-containing protein encodes the protein MNVDVGLSEQDTSNILEVLEQFPEVDEAVIYGSRAKGNYRSGSDVDIALKGNQLTYNTIVSISFQLNEDTLLPYHFDVTDYSKISNSDLREHIDRVGKKFYSRQNQKSR
- a CDS encoding nucleotidyltransferase substrate binding protein, translated to MKNQDIRWQQRLNNFEKALGHLEDALNISQPDIIQKAGLIQFFEMSFELAWNTLKDYLEEQGFADVKTPRAAIKKGFEIGLIQDGRSWLQLLENRNLTSHAYDERAATEIEMSIRQNYFALLLSLFNSLKALQP